One genomic window of Candidatus Binatia bacterium includes the following:
- a CDS encoding chemotaxis response regulator protein-glutamate methylesterase, with product MRRIRVMIVDDVAIVRRLVADALAVDPELLVVGMAANGREALAKIPSLAPDLIVLDYEMPEMDGLETLRELKRIGSRARVVLFSTYTRHGAKATLDALWLGADDYATKVSASDLVAASRCVQSELIPKIKALCSDDASAATTTPVPAPTAAAEPVVPAGPPPALRTREALSGRAPGRNAGPGRAEIIAVGASTGGPRALATLLERLPRDLAAPIVIVQHMPPLFTRSLAERLDGGTPLRCAEGEDGAVLEPGTVWIAPGNWHMTVAREGSAAVLRLTGEAPENSCRPAADPLFRSVADVYGAGALAVVLTGMGQDGLRGVERIKQRGGAVLVQDEASSVVWGMPGAVAKAGLADRVLPVRDIAAEIARRVASGRRRATVA from the coding sequence ATGCGCCGAATCCGAGTGATGATCGTGGACGACGTGGCGATCGTGCGCCGACTGGTGGCGGACGCGCTGGCCGTCGACCCTGAGCTCTTGGTCGTGGGCATGGCCGCCAACGGCCGCGAGGCGCTGGCGAAGATCCCCTCGCTCGCGCCCGACCTGATCGTGCTGGACTACGAGATGCCCGAGATGGACGGGCTGGAGACCCTGCGCGAGCTGAAGCGGATCGGCTCCCGCGCGCGGGTGGTGCTCTTCAGCACCTACACGCGGCATGGGGCCAAGGCGACCCTGGACGCGCTCTGGCTCGGCGCCGACGACTACGCCACCAAGGTGAGCGCGAGCGACCTGGTGGCGGCGAGCCGCTGCGTGCAGAGCGAGCTGATTCCGAAGATCAAGGCGCTCTGCTCCGACGACGCGTCGGCGGCCACGACGACGCCGGTGCCCGCGCCGACGGCGGCGGCCGAGCCGGTCGTCCCCGCGGGTCCGCCTCCGGCTCTTCGCACGCGGGAGGCGCTCTCCGGGCGCGCGCCGGGCCGTAACGCGGGACCGGGGCGCGCCGAGATCATCGCGGTCGGCGCCTCGACGGGAGGTCCGCGCGCCCTGGCGACCCTGCTCGAGCGGCTGCCGCGCGATCTGGCCGCCCCCATCGTGATCGTCCAGCACATGCCTCCCCTGTTCACCCGCTCCCTGGCCGAGCGGCTGGACGGCGGAACGCCGCTTCGCTGCGCCGAGGGAGAGGATGGCGCCGTGCTCGAACCGGGCACGGTCTGGATCGCGCCCGGCAACTGGCACATGACCGTCGCGCGCGAGGGCTCGGCCGCGGTGCTTCGCCTGACGGGCGAGGCCCCGGAGAACTCCTGTCGTCCCGCCGCGGATCCGCTCTTCCGGTCGGTGGCGGACGTCTACGGCGCGGGCGCGCTCGCCGTGGTCCTCACCGGGATGGGGCAGGACGGATTGCGGGGCGTCGAGCGGATCAAGCAGCGCGGGGGAGCGGTCCTCGTGCAGGACGAAGCGTCCAGCGTGGTCTGGGGCATGCCGGGAGCGGTGGCCAAGGCCGGGCTCGCCGATCGGGTTCTCCCCGTGCGCGACATCGCCGCCGAGATCGCCCGGCGCGTGGCGTCGGGCCGCCGCCGCGCGACGGTGGCCTGA
- a CDS encoding zf-HC2 domain-containing protein translates to MIHLTLNQISAYIDAELPEASVELVRLHLSSCLECTERFGHIEEQESALARLLVNEPGDPFFARFAERVLGPEPVKRAEPEKRAEAARAEPLKKAQAVRAVPPPKEAPTPREAPPPKAAPKPAAAVPKAADRVTGSAPRKAGVARILLPVGALLIVLSAAAVIAIRPRIPQISFAPADRRPPLAAAQARPPRDSPPSPEAAPHGPAEGSDPLERAAAKSSEAERAGTAEAHDAAAAAWEEALPELEQNADELAAGRHEIAAARYAAWSRTATPERRDAAMRAVRAYLLCAPAGAERDRAWTWLAELKR, encoded by the coding sequence GTGATCCACCTCACGCTGAATCAGATCTCGGCCTACATCGACGCGGAGCTTCCCGAAGCGTCGGTCGAGCTGGTGCGGCTCCACCTCTCCTCCTGCCTCGAGTGCACCGAGCGCTTCGGACACATCGAGGAGCAGGAGAGCGCCCTCGCGCGCCTGCTGGTCAACGAGCCTGGGGACCCCTTCTTCGCGCGGTTCGCCGAGAGGGTGCTCGGACCGGAGCCGGTGAAGAGAGCGGAGCCCGAGAAGAGGGCGGAGGCGGCGAGAGCGGAGCCCTTGAAGAAGGCCCAGGCTGTGCGTGCCGTGCCGCCGCCGAAAGAAGCGCCGACGCCGAGGGAAGCGCCGCCGCCCAAGGCCGCGCCCAAGCCGGCGGCTGCGGTTCCGAAGGCCGCCGACCGCGTGACGGGAAGCGCACCGCGCAAGGCCGGCGTCGCGCGGATTCTCCTGCCCGTGGGCGCGCTCCTGATCGTCCTGTCGGCCGCGGCGGTGATCGCGATCCGGCCTCGGATTCCCCAGATCTCGTTCGCGCCGGCCGACCGGCGGCCTCCCCTCGCCGCCGCCCAGGCCCGGCCGCCCCGGGATTCGCCCCCCTCCCCCGAAGCCGCTCCGCACGGGCCGGCCGAAGGGTCCGACCCTCTCGAGCGGGCCGCGGCCAAGAGCTCCGAGGCGGAGCGCGCGGGAACGGCCGAGGCGCACGACGCCGCCGCCGCCGCATGGGAAGAGGCCCTTCCCGAGCTGGAGCAGAACGCCGACGAGCTCGCGGCCGGGAGGCATGAGATCGCGGCCGCCCGCTACGCGGCCTGGAGCCGGACCGCCACGCCGGAGCGGCGCGATGCGGCCATGCGCGCGGTGCGCGCCTATCTCCTCTGCGCTCCCGCGGGCGCCGAGCGCGACCGGGCCTGGACCTGGCTCGCCGAGCTCAAGCGCTAG
- a CDS encoding chemotaxis protein CheW, whose protein sequence is MEGERVLCTFRVAELFLGLDIASVQEVLRGQEVTRLPLASAPVRGIINLRGRIVPAVDLRRCLELAPAPESLEPATIVVRGPEAAVSLLVDDVGDVMTVSEETFARTPETVRASARELLRGVFPLEDRLLLELDLGRVLRAAYA, encoded by the coding sequence ATGGAAGGCGAGCGGGTGCTCTGCACGTTTCGCGTGGCCGAGCTCTTCCTGGGGCTCGACATCGCGTCGGTTCAGGAGGTGCTGCGCGGCCAGGAGGTGACGCGCCTCCCGCTCGCGTCGGCGCCGGTGCGCGGGATCATCAACCTGCGCGGGCGGATCGTGCCCGCGGTGGATCTGCGGCGCTGCCTCGAGCTGGCGCCGGCTCCCGAGAGCCTCGAGCCCGCGACGATCGTCGTTCGAGGTCCGGAGGCCGCGGTCAGCCTGCTCGTGGACGACGTGGGCGACGTGATGACGGTGTCGGAGGAGACGTTCGCGCGGACGCCCGAGACGGTGCGGGCCAGCGCGCGCGAGCTCCTGCGCGGTGTGTTTCCGCTGGAAGACCGGCTCCTCCTGGAGCTGGATCTGGGTCGCGTGCTCCGGGCGGCGTACGCCTAG
- a CDS encoding chemotaxis protein CheA has product MDEGILAEFLAESFENLAQVEHDLVALERDPEDRKRIGGIFRAVHTIKGTCGFFGFKKLEALAHAGENLLSRLRCGEIAFTPGLADTLLRLVDALHAILSAIETTRSEGDQQFAPLIDELVLLERAPSAAPAPASPSSPSPAEAEPGAPPRGGLLDPLIAEGRLDPDAVALAAQQQRMGDPRRIGEILVDNGALKPQDVLDALLARGEAPALAHGESTIRVDVELLDLLMNLVGELVLARNQLLQKVASSDLADLPGTTQRLNLITTELQEGIMKTRMQPIANLCNKLPRLVRDLSIACGKEVRLELEGIDTELDRTIIDAIRDPLTHLIRNAIDHGIETSEIRRARGKAAEGRIVVKAYHEGGKVHLEVTDDGDGLPIARIREKATRAGLVPAERIPRMTDRDWAQLIFQPGFSTAEKVTNVSGRGVGMDVVKTNVERIGGAIEVDSQPGRGATVRIRIPLTLAIVPALIVSAAGERYAIPQVNLLELIRVEGDLASISITTAVDASLLRYRGGLLSLVDLRDALHVPADDAFPAPTGARPIAVLQADGVTFGLVVDAVETSQEIVVKSLGDPLRQIPVFAGATILGDGKVALILDVPGLARHCGITVRGHAAIEEVAEEAAAPVVPTQTLILCRAGGYPVAIPQSDIARLEEFPRGTVERLGERRVVQYRGGLLPLVPLAGLLGVGADAGLEGGLAPAADGVSSETIRVVVVERDGRAIGLAVEEIVEILEEPIMPEDSPRAGVRGSAVIRGRATDLLDLEALLASSGQSAVAAGA; this is encoded by the coding sequence ATGGACGAGGGAATCCTCGCGGAGTTCCTGGCCGAGAGCTTCGAGAATCTCGCCCAGGTCGAACACGATCTGGTCGCGCTCGAGCGGGACCCCGAGGATCGGAAGCGCATCGGCGGCATCTTCCGCGCCGTGCACACGATCAAGGGCACCTGCGGCTTCTTCGGCTTCAAGAAGCTCGAGGCGCTGGCGCACGCCGGAGAGAATCTGCTGAGCCGGCTCCGCTGCGGCGAGATCGCGTTCACCCCCGGCCTCGCCGACACGCTGCTCCGCCTGGTGGACGCGCTCCACGCGATCCTCTCGGCGATCGAGACCACGCGGTCGGAGGGCGATCAGCAGTTCGCGCCGCTCATCGACGAGCTGGTGCTCCTGGAGCGGGCGCCCTCCGCCGCGCCCGCTCCGGCGTCTCCATCGTCCCCGTCGCCCGCGGAGGCGGAGCCAGGCGCTCCGCCGCGCGGGGGACTTCTCGATCCGCTCATCGCCGAGGGCCGCCTCGACCCCGACGCCGTGGCGCTCGCGGCGCAGCAGCAGCGCATGGGTGACCCGCGCCGGATCGGCGAGATCCTCGTGGACAACGGCGCCCTGAAGCCGCAGGACGTCCTGGACGCGCTGCTCGCGCGCGGCGAGGCGCCGGCCCTGGCGCACGGCGAGAGCACGATCCGAGTGGACGTGGAGCTGCTCGACCTCCTGATGAACCTGGTGGGCGAGCTGGTCCTCGCCCGGAACCAGCTCCTCCAGAAAGTCGCCTCGTCGGATCTCGCGGACCTTCCCGGCACGACGCAGCGCCTCAACCTGATCACGACCGAGCTGCAGGAAGGGATCATGAAGACCCGCATGCAGCCGATCGCGAACCTCTGCAACAAACTCCCGCGGCTCGTGCGCGATCTCTCGATCGCGTGCGGCAAGGAAGTGCGCCTGGAGTTGGAAGGGATCGACACCGAGCTGGACCGCACGATCATCGACGCCATTCGCGACCCGCTGACCCACCTGATCCGGAACGCCATCGATCACGGGATCGAGACGAGCGAGATCCGGCGGGCCCGCGGCAAGGCCGCCGAGGGGCGCATCGTCGTGAAGGCCTATCACGAGGGCGGCAAGGTGCACCTGGAGGTGACGGACGACGGCGACGGCCTGCCGATCGCGCGCATCCGGGAGAAGGCGACGCGCGCGGGGCTGGTTCCCGCCGAGCGGATCCCCCGCATGACCGACCGCGATTGGGCCCAGCTCATCTTCCAGCCCGGGTTCTCGACGGCGGAGAAGGTCACGAACGTGTCGGGCCGGGGCGTCGGGATGGACGTCGTGAAGACCAACGTGGAGCGGATCGGCGGCGCGATCGAAGTGGATTCGCAGCCGGGGCGCGGCGCCACGGTCCGGATCCGGATCCCGCTCACCCTGGCGATCGTTCCCGCGCTGATCGTGTCCGCCGCGGGCGAGCGCTACGCGATCCCCCAGGTGAATCTCCTGGAGCTGATCCGCGTGGAGGGGGACCTCGCGTCGATCTCGATCACCACCGCGGTGGACGCGTCGCTGCTCCGCTACCGGGGCGGCCTCCTCTCCTTGGTGGACCTTCGCGACGCGCTCCACGTTCCGGCGGACGACGCCTTCCCCGCTCCGACCGGCGCCCGGCCGATCGCGGTGCTCCAGGCCGACGGGGTCACGTTCGGCCTGGTCGTGGACGCCGTCGAGACCTCGCAGGAGATCGTCGTGAAGTCGCTGGGCGATCCGCTGCGCCAGATCCCGGTCTTCGCCGGCGCGACGATCCTGGGGGACGGCAAGGTCGCACTGATCCTCGACGTGCCCGGCCTGGCCCGGCACTGCGGCATCACCGTGCGGGGGCACGCCGCGATCGAGGAGGTCGCCGAGGAGGCGGCCGCTCCGGTCGTGCCGACCCAGACGCTCATCCTCTGCCGGGCGGGCGGCTACCCGGTGGCCATTCCGCAATCGGACATCGCGCGCCTCGAGGAGTTCCCCCGCGGCACGGTCGAGCGGCTGGGCGAGCGGCGCGTCGTGCAGTACCGCGGCGGGCTCCTCCCCCTGGTCCCACTCGCGGGGCTGCTCGGGGTCGGCGCCGACGCCGGGCTCGAAGGCGGCCTCGCGCCCGCGGCCGACGGCGTTTCGTCGGAGACGATCCGCGTCGTCGTCGTGGAGCGGGACGGTCGCGCCATCGGACTCGCTGTCGAGGAGATCGTCGAGATCCTGGAAGAGCCGATCATGCCCGAAGACTCGCCGCGCGCCGGCGTGCGCGGCTCCGCCGTGATTCGCGGGCGCGCGACCGATCTCCTGGACCTCGAGGCCCTCCTCGCTTCGAGCGGCCAGTCCGCCGTGGCGGCGGGCGCCTAG
- a CDS encoding sigma factor-like helix-turn-helix DNA-binding protein, with product ALGELRPDEQMALALKVGERLSYADIATLLDHSAGVTLSRLSSARALLLTRTREGIGDLS from the coding sequence GCGCTGGGCGAGCTTCGCCCCGACGAGCAAATGGCGCTCGCGCTCAAAGTCGGAGAGCGGCTCTCCTACGCGGACATCGCGACGCTCCTCGACCACTCCGCCGGCGTCACCCTCTCGCGGCTCTCCTCGGCGCGCGCCCTCCTCCTCACGCGCACGCGCGAGGGGATCGGCGATCTCTCGTGA
- a CDS encoding response regulator has protein sequence MKALVVDDSRSMRAIVGKQLRELGFVVEEAGSGQEALAALHQRGPVDLVLLDWNMPEMDGCEVLSLIRSEPRYKNVRVMMVTTESEMSQVAVALEAGANEYLMKPFDRESLVEKLVLLGMDPAGRAG, from the coding sequence ATGAAGGCTCTGGTGGTGGATGACTCGCGCTCCATGCGGGCCATCGTCGGAAAGCAGCTCCGCGAGCTGGGCTTCGTGGTGGAGGAGGCCGGCAGCGGTCAGGAAGCGCTCGCCGCGCTGCACCAGCGCGGCCCCGTGGACCTGGTGCTCCTCGACTGGAACATGCCGGAGATGGACGGGTGCGAGGTGCTCAGCCTGATCCGCTCCGAGCCGCGCTACAAGAACGTGCGCGTCATGATGGTCACGACCGAGAGCGAGATGTCGCAGGTGGCGGTGGCGCTGGAGGCGGGCGCCAACGAGTACCTCATGAAGCCGTTCGACCGGGAGTCCTTGGTCGAGAAGCTGGTCCTGCTCGGGATGGATCCCGCCGGCCGCGCGGGTTGA
- a CDS encoding methyl-accepting chemotaxis protein has protein sequence MVLTVRRQLVGSALLALVGFLVFGVVAYVTVSELKINGKRYHRITQGKDLVADVVPPQEYLVESYLAVHQMLGETDRRRLDDLIQQGQELRANFEARHQHWEKTLPPGKLRDALLKDAYEPGAEFLRIKDDEFVPAVRRGDTEGARQIADTQLKPLYEQHRKAVLEVVQLARQATEREEKEALELAQQRTALVPLVGGLLALVTVGIGLFVSRRLVSAIEQARQVAERTADGDLTSRVGYASNDELGQLATATNRMVESLRSILSHIGDRAVTLATASEELSSVSTQMISSAEETSQQASMVSSGSEQISRNVESVSVSVEQMIASIQEISKNTSEAARVATVAAGEADLTNTAVNKLGESSAEIGKVVQVINTIAQQTNLLALNATIEAARAGEAGRGFAVVANEVKELANETASATKDISHKIEAIQADTSEAIGAIGKISDTIQQIKDISNSIATAIEEQLATSGEIGRNLTEAARGSGEISAGIVKVAEIARDTAGSSENTQKAAEELARLASELRALTQRFRYSEEPAAEDAAAQVAAAAPATVLAMAAAKGRTRPAAGPENGAARSDVRRAG, from the coding sequence ATGGTCCTCACGGTTCGGCGCCAGCTGGTCGGGAGCGCGCTCTTGGCTCTCGTCGGCTTCCTCGTGTTCGGGGTGGTCGCCTACGTCACGGTGAGCGAGCTCAAGATCAACGGGAAGCGCTACCACCGGATCACGCAGGGCAAGGATCTCGTGGCGGACGTCGTCCCGCCGCAGGAGTACCTGGTCGAGTCCTACCTCGCGGTGCACCAGATGCTGGGGGAGACCGATCGCCGGCGCCTGGACGACCTGATCCAGCAGGGACAGGAGCTGCGGGCCAACTTCGAAGCGCGCCACCAGCACTGGGAGAAGACCCTCCCCCCGGGCAAGCTCCGGGACGCGCTTCTCAAGGACGCCTACGAGCCGGGCGCGGAGTTCCTCCGGATCAAGGACGACGAGTTCGTACCCGCCGTGCGCCGAGGCGACACCGAAGGTGCCCGCCAGATCGCCGACACGCAGCTCAAGCCGCTCTACGAGCAGCACCGGAAAGCGGTGCTCGAGGTGGTGCAGCTCGCGCGCCAGGCGACCGAGCGCGAGGAGAAGGAGGCGCTCGAGCTCGCCCAGCAGCGCACCGCTCTCGTGCCGCTCGTGGGAGGGCTGCTCGCCCTGGTCACGGTGGGCATCGGGCTCTTCGTGTCGCGCCGACTGGTGAGCGCGATCGAGCAGGCGCGCCAGGTGGCCGAGCGCACCGCCGACGGCGACCTCACGTCGCGGGTCGGGTACGCCTCCAACGACGAGCTGGGGCAGCTCGCGACCGCCACGAACCGCATGGTGGAATCGCTCCGCTCGATCCTCTCGCACATCGGCGACCGCGCGGTGACCCTCGCCACGGCCTCCGAGGAGCTCTCCTCGGTGTCCACGCAGATGATCTCCAGCGCCGAGGAGACGTCCCAGCAGGCGAGCATGGTCTCCTCGGGGTCGGAGCAGATCAGCCGCAACGTCGAGAGCGTCTCCGTTTCGGTGGAGCAGATGATCGCGAGCATCCAGGAGATCTCCAAGAACACGAGCGAGGCCGCGCGCGTCGCCACGGTCGCCGCGGGCGAAGCGGACCTGACGAACACCGCGGTGAACAAGCTGGGCGAATCGAGCGCCGAGATCGGCAAGGTCGTGCAGGTGATCAACACGATCGCGCAGCAGACGAACCTGCTCGCGCTGAACGCCACGATCGAGGCCGCCCGCGCGGGCGAGGCGGGGCGCGGCTTCGCCGTCGTCGCCAACGAGGTCAAGGAGCTGGCCAACGAGACCGCGTCGGCCACCAAGGACATCAGCCACAAGATCGAGGCGATCCAGGCGGACACGTCGGAGGCGATCGGCGCGATCGGCAAGATCAGCGACACGATCCAGCAGATCAAGGACATCTCGAACTCGATCGCGACCGCGATCGAGGAGCAGCTGGCCACCTCGGGGGAGATCGGGCGCAACTTGACCGAGGCGGCGCGCGGGAGCGGCGAGATCAGCGCCGGCATCGTCAAGGTGGCCGAGATCGCGCGCGACACGGCGGGCAGCTCCGAGAACACCCAGAAGGCGGCGGAGGAGCTGGCGCGGCTCGCGTCCGAGCTGCGCGCCCTGACGCAGCGCTTCCGCTACTCGGAAGAGCCGGCCGCGGAGGACGCGGCGGCGCAGGTGGCGGCGGCGGCGCCCGCCACGGTGCTGGCCATGGCGGCGGCGAAGGGACGAACGCGGCCGGCGGCCGGGCCGGAGAACGGCGCGGCGCGATCCGACGTGCGGCGGGCGGGCTGA